One Parafrankia irregularis DNA window includes the following coding sequences:
- a CDS encoding HNH endonuclease signature motif containing protein yields the protein MTPRTPSTIINAAGPSAAPAPNGEQEGVPVAHRVFEGWLNDRLERLRMAVVGIAAAQAAAIRVQAELAAACPPEGYDSVGLFASMVAGDVAAVMRISTGSAEWHLDFADQVVRRLPAGVEALAAGVLDLPRLKSLEHATAPLDAGLAGRAADLVLGKGPRAHRAGFTAACRRGVIKVDPEGAAERSEVRRRGRRVWVEPESDGVAVLGALLPAEAALACQGRIERVTDAAVAGRGEGDGRSRDEVRADVLVDLILGRCGQPGPAGADVQVIVPVGVLLGLDGEPGELAGYGPIPATIAREIALRPTSTWRRMLTDPQGHLVELGERRYPSPAQVRHVRARNPCCMFPRCSRRAWRCDLDHTKPYAGGGKTLVENLGPLCRRHHRVRHHGRWRVTQPRPGVFRWTSPTGRRYEVRPHSYLDGENITLDQGMSGENDRPG from the coding sequence ATGACTCCCCGCACGCCCTCGACCATCATCAACGCTGCCGGCCCGTCCGCCGCGCCGGCTCCGAACGGCGAGCAGGAGGGGGTGCCGGTTGCGCATCGGGTGTTCGAGGGCTGGTTGAACGATCGGCTGGAACGGCTACGGATGGCGGTCGTGGGGATCGCCGCGGCGCAGGCGGCGGCGATCCGGGTCCAGGCGGAGCTTGCCGCTGCCTGTCCGCCGGAGGGCTATGACTCGGTGGGGCTGTTCGCGTCGATGGTCGCGGGGGATGTGGCGGCGGTGATGCGGATCTCGACGGGGTCCGCGGAGTGGCATCTGGATTTCGCCGACCAGGTGGTCCGGCGTCTACCGGCGGGGGTGGAGGCGTTGGCTGCGGGGGTGTTGGACCTGCCGCGGTTGAAATCGTTGGAGCATGCGACCGCCCCGTTGGACGCGGGGCTTGCGGGCCGGGCGGCTGACCTGGTGTTGGGGAAGGGGCCGCGGGCGCATCGGGCCGGGTTCACGGCGGCGTGCCGCCGTGGGGTGATCAAGGTCGATCCGGAGGGTGCGGCGGAGCGGTCCGAGGTGCGTCGTCGGGGGCGGCGGGTGTGGGTGGAGCCAGAGAGCGACGGGGTGGCGGTGTTGGGGGCGTTGCTGCCCGCGGAGGCGGCGTTGGCGTGTCAGGGGCGGATCGAGCGGGTCACCGACGCGGCGGTCGCGGGCAGGGGCGAGGGGGATGGTCGGAGTCGGGATGAGGTTCGTGCGGATGTTCTGGTCGATCTGATCCTGGGCCGGTGTGGGCAGCCCGGCCCGGCGGGTGCGGATGTGCAGGTGATTGTTCCGGTCGGGGTGTTACTCGGGTTGGACGGTGAGCCTGGCGAACTCGCTGGATACGGGCCGATCCCGGCAACCATCGCGCGGGAGATCGCGTTGCGGCCGACGTCGACGTGGCGGCGGATGTTGACCGACCCGCAGGGTCATCTGGTGGAGTTGGGGGAGCGGCGGTATCCGAGTCCGGCGCAGGTGCGGCATGTGCGGGCGCGGAATCCGTGTTGCATGTTCCCGCGGTGTTCCCGTCGGGCGTGGCGTTGCGATCTGGACCACACAAAGCCGTACGCCGGGGGTGGGAAGACGCTGGTGGAGAATCTGGGGCCTTTGTGCCGGCGGCATCATCGGGTGCGTCATCACGGCCGGTGGCGGGTGACCCAGCCCCGGCCGGGGGTGTTCCGGTGGACGAGTCCGACCGGCCGCCGGTACGAGGTCCGACCGCATTCGTATCTCGACGGGGAGAACATCACCCTCGACCAGGGCATGTCGGGTGAAAACGACCGACCGGGGTGA
- a CDS encoding GNAT family N-acetyltransferase — protein sequence MKIEELEAERTWLAFDPMRQLRPHLTSAGFVRLVNEEQRPQGYRLVGSWDGESGRVVAAAGFRESSSLAYGRHLLVDDLTTMPNMRGRGHATRLLAWVEREARRLGCAQIHLDAGTHRHDAHRLFLRTGFTIPSFHFARRL from the coding sequence GTGAAGATAGAGGAGCTGGAGGCCGAACGTACCTGGCTCGCGTTCGATCCCATGAGGCAGCTGCGGCCTCACCTGACTTCGGCCGGTTTCGTCCGGCTGGTGAACGAGGAACAGCGGCCGCAGGGGTACCGGCTGGTGGGCTCGTGGGACGGTGAGTCGGGCCGCGTCGTCGCGGCCGCCGGGTTCCGGGAGAGCAGTTCCCTGGCCTATGGCAGGCATCTGCTCGTGGATGACCTGACGACGATGCCGAACATGCGTGGGCGCGGTCATGCCACCCGGCTGCTCGCCTGGGTCGAACGTGAGGCGCGCCGCCTGGGCTGCGCGCAGATCCACCTCGACGCCGGCACCCACCGCCATGACGCGCATCGGCTCTTCCTCCGTACCGGCTTCACGATCCCGTCCTTCCACTTCGCCCGCCGTCTTTGA
- a CDS encoding S9 family peptidase, whose translation MLRPVESVSGGVPHQPAAPRSEQDAVDVAQHAAEVTQLAVGAGRQTAGPGQATAGAGTDLPWQRPGCGPRDLVDEWAAPPSVRGASPGPDGALAFVGDRTGTPALWIRERDGTERAVDTGPGQVRSVLWSPDGTWIALVVAPGGGERTEVHVVRPDGTGLCHLAGGHAAGTAEPSAATAVRWVAGGRLLLITESVRSGLTHALAVDLSGHRRHLAVGLALQVCAVHEEAHGPGDADGRLSLLLREGPRGARRILLSRVAVPDFAAAAPAVAATVPASEQPGPATEVLLPATEVLLPATEVLLPATEVLLPSAAVAARFVVPGGTATTVAGTFTADGSSVLLASDLGRERAGLLEVIPRPDGTPGSVRLLIGRDDADLERFILVDPTTAVLSWNVGGRSELALFDVANDVTRTLPPPPREVVTRLLSSPDGSTLILGLAGSTTPGEVWTLDLAQAGVAEQGQGLAPGDADAAEGPAYRCLVSHTPTAYPTVELASVEHASVDGALDPSAWAAEAVGYRLVRPVSHRFGAHDGLELSGWWYRPQVGPGPVPTLLYFHGGPEAQERPVLNPLFHALLARGIAVFAPNVRGSTGFGRSFEEADHLERRFAGIADVASAVTYLVDEGLAAPGRIGVAGRSYGGYLTLAALVGFPELFAVGVDVCGMVDLETFYQHTEPWIAAPAVTKYGDPVADRDLLRALSPLHRMDALVAPLMVVHGDHDTNVPVFEAEQTVAAARARGVPCEYLLFSGEGHEVSERGNKLAFVRAVVEFVAAHLVTADVPETLGEAV comes from the coding sequence ATGCTCCGTCCGGTCGAGTCGGTCTCCGGCGGCGTTCCGCATCAGCCCGCCGCACCGCGGTCGGAGCAGGACGCAGTGGACGTCGCGCAGCACGCGGCGGAGGTCACTCAGCTCGCGGTTGGCGCTGGGCGACAAACGGCGGGCCCCGGGCAGGCCACGGCAGGCGCCGGGACCGACCTTCCCTGGCAGCGACCCGGCTGCGGCCCACGTGACCTGGTCGACGAGTGGGCCGCGCCGCCGAGCGTTCGCGGGGCGTCGCCCGGCCCGGACGGTGCCCTTGCCTTCGTCGGCGACCGCACCGGGACTCCCGCACTGTGGATCCGCGAGAGGGACGGCACCGAACGGGCCGTCGACACCGGCCCCGGCCAGGTGCGGTCCGTGCTGTGGTCTCCTGACGGCACGTGGATCGCCCTGGTCGTAGCGCCAGGCGGCGGGGAACGCACCGAGGTCCATGTGGTTCGACCCGACGGCACAGGCCTGTGCCACCTGGCCGGCGGGCATGCGGCGGGCACCGCGGAACCGTCGGCGGCGACCGCGGTCCGGTGGGTTGCGGGCGGCCGGCTTCTGCTGATCACCGAATCCGTCCGATCCGGCCTCACCCATGCTCTCGCCGTCGATCTGTCGGGCCATCGTCGTCACCTCGCGGTCGGACTGGCCCTGCAGGTCTGCGCCGTGCACGAGGAAGCGCACGGTCCGGGCGACGCTGACGGCCGGTTGTCGTTGCTGCTGCGCGAGGGCCCCCGTGGGGCTCGGCGGATCCTGCTGAGCAGGGTTGCGGTCCCCGACTTCGCGGCCGCTGCCCCAGCAGTGGCCGCGACCGTACCGGCGTCCGAGCAACCGGGGCCAGCTACCGAGGTGCTGCTGCCCGCCACCGAGGTGCTGCTGCCCGCCACCGAGGTGCTGCTGCCCGCCACCGAGGTGCTGCTGCCCTCGGCCGCGGTGGCGGCCCGCTTCGTGGTTCCCGGTGGCACCGCCACCACCGTCGCCGGCACGTTCACCGCCGACGGTTCCAGCGTGCTGCTCGCCAGTGACCTGGGGCGGGAGCGGGCGGGCCTGCTGGAGGTCATCCCGCGCCCCGACGGCACCCCTGGCTCGGTGCGGCTGCTGATCGGGCGCGACGACGCCGACCTGGAACGCTTCATCCTGGTCGACCCGACCACGGCCGTGCTGAGCTGGAACGTCGGCGGACGCAGCGAGCTGGCGCTGTTCGACGTCGCGAACGACGTGACCCGAACCCTGCCGCCGCCTCCGAGAGAGGTGGTCACCCGCCTTCTGAGCAGCCCCGATGGATCCACCCTGATCCTGGGACTCGCGGGGTCCACCACCCCCGGTGAGGTGTGGACGCTGGATCTGGCGCAGGCGGGAGTAGCGGAGCAGGGCCAAGGCCTGGCTCCGGGTGATGCAGACGCGGCCGAGGGGCCCGCCTACCGATGTCTGGTCTCCCACACACCGACGGCCTACCCCACGGTTGAGCTCGCGTCGGTTGAGCACGCCTCCGTCGACGGTGCGCTGGACCCGTCGGCGTGGGCGGCCGAGGCCGTCGGCTACCGGCTGGTCCGCCCGGTCTCCCACCGCTTCGGTGCCCACGACGGGCTGGAACTGAGCGGCTGGTGGTACCGCCCGCAGGTCGGCCCGGGCCCGGTGCCGACGCTGCTGTACTTCCACGGTGGCCCGGAGGCGCAGGAACGCCCTGTGCTGAACCCGCTGTTCCACGCCTTGCTCGCACGGGGCATCGCCGTCTTCGCACCGAACGTGCGGGGCTCGACCGGGTTCGGCCGGTCCTTCGAGGAGGCCGACCACCTGGAGCGGCGGTTCGCCGGAATCGCCGACGTCGCCAGCGCCGTCACCTATCTGGTGGACGAGGGCCTGGCTGCCCCGGGCCGGATCGGGGTGGCGGGCCGCTCCTACGGCGGCTACCTGACGCTGGCCGCGCTCGTCGGGTTTCCCGAGCTGTTCGCCGTGGGTGTCGACGTGTGCGGCATGGTGGACCTGGAGACCTTCTATCAGCACACCGAGCCGTGGATCGCCGCACCCGCCGTCACCAAGTACGGCGACCCGGTCGCCGATCGTGATCTCCTGCGGGCTCTCTCGCCATTGCACCGGATGGACGCACTCGTGGCTCCGCTCATGGTCGTGCACGGCGACCACGACACCAACGTTCCAGTGTTCGAGGCCGAGCAGACGGTCGCCGCCGCGCGGGCCCGCGGGGTGCCGTGTGAGTACCTGCTCTTTTCGGGAGAGGGGCACGAGGTCTCCGAGCGGGGTAACAAGCTCGCCTTCGTTCGCGCCGTGGTCGAGTTCGTCGCGGCCCACCTGGTGACCGCGGATGTGCCGGAGACCCTCGGCGAGGCGGTCTGA
- a CDS encoding N-acetylglutaminylglutamine amidotransferase, with translation MCGLSGELRFDGRGADVAAVGRMTAAMVARGPDGVGTWSAGPVAFGHRRLKIIDLSERGAQPMVDTALGLTAVFNGCIYNYQKLRDRLVDAGYGFFSTSDTEVILKAYHHWGARCVDHFAGMFAFAVYERDTGRLVLARDRLGIKPLYVTRDARRLRFASSLPALLAGGEVSSDIDLVAFHHYLSFHAVVPPPHTILTDVRKLPQATIRIVEADGTTRDEVYWRPDFTRRPEHAAWTARDWQDAIGERLRIAVRRRMVADVPVGVLLSGGLDSSLIVALLAEAGQRDLATFSVGFEDVGGESGDEFHYSDIIARRFGTDHHQIRVPGSGLLPAIDAAVAAMSEPMVSHDCVAFYLLSQEVARHVKVVQSGQGADEVFAGYAWYPPLAAVPRADAVDAYLRVFADRPHADLPEMVEAHHLIEADASRHLVAERFAEPGAETSVDAALRLDSTVMLVDDPVKRVDNMTMAAGLEARTPFLDHELVELAAACPPELKLASGGKGVLKDLSRPLMPVDVIDRPKGYFPVPAIRHLDGPFLERVADALTDPAARARGLFRKDWIETMLAEPNSNRTTLGANALWQAALLEMWLQTQGV, from the coding sequence ATGTGCGGGCTGAGCGGTGAGCTGAGATTCGACGGCCGCGGGGCGGACGTCGCCGCGGTGGGGCGGATGACCGCCGCGATGGTCGCGCGCGGCCCGGACGGGGTCGGCACCTGGTCGGCGGGCCCGGTGGCCTTCGGTCACCGCCGCCTGAAGATCATCGATCTTTCCGAGCGGGGCGCCCAGCCCATGGTCGACACCGCGCTCGGGCTCACGGCGGTGTTCAACGGCTGCATCTACAACTACCAGAAGCTGCGCGACCGGCTGGTCGACGCCGGGTACGGCTTCTTCTCCACCTCCGACACGGAGGTGATCCTCAAGGCCTACCACCACTGGGGCGCCCGCTGCGTCGACCACTTCGCCGGCATGTTCGCCTTCGCTGTCTACGAGCGCGACACCGGCCGGCTGGTCCTCGCCCGCGATCGGCTCGGGATCAAACCGCTCTACGTGACGCGGGACGCGCGCCGGCTGCGGTTCGCCTCCAGCCTGCCGGCCCTGCTCGCCGGCGGAGAGGTGTCCTCCGACATCGACCTGGTCGCCTTCCACCACTACCTGTCGTTCCACGCCGTGGTGCCGCCGCCGCACACCATCCTCACCGACGTCCGCAAGCTCCCGCAGGCCACCATCCGGATCGTCGAGGCGGACGGCACCACCCGCGACGAGGTGTACTGGCGCCCCGACTTCACCCGCCGCCCGGAGCACGCCGCCTGGACGGCGCGGGACTGGCAGGACGCGATCGGTGAACGGCTGCGCATCGCCGTGCGCCGGCGCATGGTCGCGGATGTGCCGGTAGGCGTGCTGCTCTCCGGCGGGCTCGACTCCAGCCTCATCGTCGCTCTGCTCGCCGAGGCCGGACAGCGTGACCTGGCCACGTTCAGCGTCGGTTTCGAGGACGTCGGTGGCGAGTCCGGGGACGAGTTCCACTACTCGGACATCATCGCCCGCCGCTTCGGCACCGACCATCACCAGATCCGGGTGCCCGGCAGCGGGCTGCTGCCCGCGATCGACGCGGCCGTCGCCGCCATGAGCGAGCCGATGGTCAGCCACGACTGCGTCGCGTTCTACCTGCTCTCCCAGGAGGTGGCCCGGCACGTCAAGGTCGTGCAGTCCGGGCAGGGCGCGGACGAGGTGTTCGCCGGCTACGCCTGGTACCCGCCACTGGCCGCGGTACCGCGTGCCGACGCCGTGGACGCCTACCTGAGGGTTTTCGCCGACCGCCCACATGCCGATCTGCCGGAGATGGTCGAGGCGCACCATCTCATCGAGGCCGACGCGAGCCGCCACCTCGTCGCCGAACGTTTCGCCGAGCCGGGTGCGGAGACGTCCGTCGATGCCGCGCTGCGCCTCGACTCCACGGTGATGCTGGTCGACGACCCGGTGAAGCGGGTCGACAACATGACCATGGCCGCCGGTCTGGAGGCGCGCACCCCGTTCCTCGACCACGAGCTGGTGGAGCTGGCCGCGGCCTGCCCGCCCGAGCTGAAGCTCGCCTCCGGGGGCAAGGGCGTGCTCAAGGACCTCAGCCGACCGTTGATGCCGGTGGACGTCATCGACCGTCCGAAGGGATACTTCCCGGTCCCGGCCATCCGCCATCTCGACGGCCCGTTCCTGGAGCGGGTGGCCGACGCGCTGACGGACCCGGCCGCACGGGCCCGTGGGCTGTTCCGTAAGGACTGGATCGAGACGATGCTCGCCGAGCCGAACTCGAACCGCACAACGTTGGGAGCCAACGCGCTCTGGCAGGCCGCCCTGCTGGAGATGTGGTTGCAGACACAGGGGGTGTGA
- a CDS encoding carboxylate--amine ligase/circularly permuted type 2 ATP-grasp protein, whose protein sequence is MSDARIAAVGVEEEFHILDLETRRLVPRAAEILRGLPDDQFSQELLKSVVETNSRPCTDLADLRADLVDLRRRLAAVAEPLGLGPAGAGTVPISTQAHDVSPDPRYLQMAEEYQLLAREQLICGAQVHVDVADRDLAMAVTSWVAPWLPMLLALSASSPFWNGEDSGYASMRTMVWQRWPTAGVAGPFQTAAEYDQLVADLVKTGVISDPGMVYFDIRPSAHLPTVELRICDACPDVDTVILIAGLFRALVCRAIDSVTAGDPAPPPRGELLRAATWRAARSGIEGDLVDTSGAGSVPAEQLLRRLLAEVRPELEQLGDWELVGHLAEAAVGHGSAASRQRRAHARRGLLTDVADLLLTETRESPPAATDPFDGVGTRGSAGAAAGVGGAVALPPPAARAARSLLGQYRPTGFDEVMSVDEGVRPAYRAVARALERLGPAVLAERGEAMQGEQVERGVVFRVDGEQRPFPFDLVPRIVAAADWERLQAGLTQRVRALEAFLRDTYSERAAVADGVIPPWVVNDSPGLRHTGRVLSRDGAPLSGGARATVAGIDLVRGGDGGWLVLEDNLRVPSGVAYAIEARQLTRAALPELSPPGAILSVSTVPALLHEALVAAAPPAVHGEPAVAVLTTGPRDSAYYEHTFLAEEMGVPLLTPTDILVDDDILYAVPGGRGRRRRVDVLYRRVDEDELLGLPGADGAPLGPGLLRAVRAGTLALANALGNGVADDKVVYAFVARMITYYLGEQPLLDDVPTYVCGDPDQRDHVLENLDRLVVKPVDGYGGAGVVIGPAAEPAELAQARAGILADPRGWIGQEVVSLSTHPTWVDGELAPCAVDLRAFVYAGRETIVAPAALSRVAPVGSLIVNSSRGGGSKDTWLLRP, encoded by the coding sequence ATGAGCGACGCGCGGATTGCGGCGGTCGGTGTAGAAGAAGAATTTCACATCCTCGATCTCGAAACACGGCGACTTGTTCCGCGGGCCGCCGAGATACTGCGTGGGCTCCCCGACGACCAGTTCTCCCAGGAGCTGCTGAAGTCCGTCGTCGAGACGAACAGCAGGCCGTGTACCGACCTGGCGGACCTGCGGGCGGACCTGGTCGACCTGCGTCGTCGCCTCGCCGCCGTCGCGGAGCCACTCGGCCTGGGCCCGGCGGGCGCCGGGACCGTGCCGATCTCCACCCAGGCCCACGACGTCTCGCCGGACCCGCGATACCTGCAGATGGCGGAGGAATACCAGCTCCTCGCCCGCGAGCAGCTCATCTGCGGCGCTCAGGTCCACGTCGACGTGGCTGATCGGGACCTGGCGATGGCGGTCACCTCCTGGGTGGCACCGTGGCTGCCGATGCTGCTCGCGCTCTCGGCCTCCTCACCGTTCTGGAACGGCGAGGACAGCGGCTACGCGAGCATGCGGACGATGGTCTGGCAGCGATGGCCCACCGCCGGCGTCGCCGGCCCCTTCCAGACCGCCGCGGAATACGACCAGCTGGTGGCGGACCTGGTCAAGACCGGTGTCATCAGCGACCCCGGAATGGTCTATTTCGACATCCGGCCCTCGGCGCACCTGCCCACGGTCGAGCTGCGCATCTGTGACGCCTGCCCGGATGTGGACACCGTGATCCTGATCGCCGGTCTGTTCCGAGCGCTGGTGTGCCGGGCGATCGACTCCGTCACGGCAGGCGACCCGGCGCCACCGCCCCGCGGCGAGCTGCTGCGGGCGGCCACCTGGCGGGCGGCCCGCTCCGGTATCGAGGGCGACCTGGTCGACACGTCCGGCGCCGGCAGCGTGCCGGCGGAGCAGCTGCTGCGGCGGCTGCTGGCCGAGGTGCGTCCCGAGCTCGAGCAGCTCGGAGACTGGGAGCTGGTGGGGCATCTGGCCGAAGCCGCGGTCGGGCACGGCAGCGCCGCCTCCCGCCAGCGCCGGGCCCACGCCCGCCGTGGGCTGCTGACGGATGTGGCCGACCTGCTGCTGACCGAGACCCGCGAGTCGCCGCCCGCGGCGACGGATCCGTTCGATGGGGTCGGCACCCGCGGCAGTGCTGGTGCTGCTGCTGGTGTCGGTGGCGCCGTGGCGTTGCCGCCGCCGGCGGCCCGGGCCGCGCGCTCCCTCCTCGGCCAGTACCGGCCGACCGGGTTCGACGAGGTCATGTCGGTCGATGAGGGTGTGCGGCCCGCGTACCGCGCCGTCGCGCGTGCCCTGGAACGCCTGGGGCCGGCCGTGCTCGCGGAGCGCGGCGAGGCCATGCAGGGCGAGCAGGTGGAACGCGGCGTGGTCTTCCGCGTCGACGGCGAGCAACGCCCGTTCCCGTTTGACCTGGTGCCACGGATCGTCGCCGCGGCCGACTGGGAGCGGCTGCAGGCCGGGCTGACCCAGCGGGTACGGGCGCTGGAGGCCTTCCTGCGCGACACGTACTCCGAACGGGCCGCGGTCGCCGACGGCGTCATCCCGCCGTGGGTGGTCAACGACTCCCCAGGTCTGCGGCACACCGGTCGGGTGCTGTCCCGCGACGGCGCACCGCTGTCCGGTGGGGCCCGGGCGACGGTGGCAGGCATCGATCTCGTCCGCGGCGGCGACGGGGGATGGCTCGTGCTGGAGGACAACCTGCGGGTGCCCTCCGGGGTCGCCTACGCGATCGAGGCCCGGCAGCTGACGCGTGCGGCGTTGCCCGAGCTCAGCCCACCGGGTGCCATCCTGAGCGTCAGCACGGTGCCCGCACTTCTGCACGAGGCACTGGTCGCCGCGGCGCCGCCGGCGGTGCACGGCGAGCCCGCGGTGGCCGTGCTCACCACCGGGCCGCGGGACTCGGCCTACTACGAGCACACCTTCCTCGCCGAGGAGATGGGGGTGCCGCTGTTGACCCCGACGGACATCCTGGTCGACGACGACATCCTGTACGCCGTGCCGGGTGGCCGGGGCCGGCGCCGGCGTGTCGACGTCCTGTACCGGCGGGTCGACGAGGACGAGCTGCTCGGGCTGCCCGGCGCGGACGGGGCGCCGCTCGGGCCGGGTCTGCTGCGGGCCGTCCGCGCGGGCACGCTGGCGCTGGCGAACGCGCTGGGCAACGGCGTCGCCGACGACAAGGTGGTGTACGCCTTCGTCGCCCGGATGATCACCTATTACCTGGGTGAGCAGCCCCTCCTCGATGATGTCCCGACCTACGTCTGCGGGGACCCCGACCAACGCGACCACGTCCTGGAGAACCTCGACCGGCTGGTCGTCAAGCCCGTCGACGGCTACGGCGGCGCTGGTGTCGTGATCGGCCCGGCCGCCGAGCCCGCGGAACTGGCCCAGGCCCGCGCGGGCATCCTGGCCGACCCGCGGGGCTGGATCGGCCAGGAGGTCGTGTCACTGTCGACTCACCCGACCTGGGTGGACGGCGAGCTCGCGCCCTGTGCGGTGGATCTGCGGGCTTTCGTCTACGCCGGGCGGGAGACGATCGTCGCCCCGGCGGCGCTCAGCCGAGTCGCGCCGGTCGGCAGCCTGATCGTCAACTCCTCGCGCGGGGGCGGTTCCAAGGACACCTGGCTGCTTCGGCCCTGA
- a CDS encoding LysR substrate-binding domain-containing protein, which translates to MAQPQPTLAQLRALVGVADHRHFGRAAASLHVSQPTLSSAVAALERTLGIQLVERTTRSVLLTTVGEEIVARARGVLGAVDDIAQVAVRAQAPLSGDIRLGVIPTVAPYLLPRLLPLLRAQRPQASPRLREAQTAALLEELRGGALDLALLALPTDEPGVAELPLYDEDFVLVTPVDHPMAGGDGLPVAALGGQELLLLEDGHCFRAQALDVCREAGARERSALRAASLSTIVQMVAGGLGLTLVPAAAVGVEVGEGRGLATATFCTPAPRRRIGLAYRATSARVAEWSLLAAEIRAALPGTGLPVTPAALTAGS; encoded by the coding sequence ATGGCTCAACCTCAGCCCACCCTCGCCCAACTCCGGGCGCTGGTGGGTGTGGCGGATCACCGGCACTTCGGTCGGGCGGCGGCCTCGCTGCACGTCAGTCAGCCCACTCTGTCGAGCGCGGTGGCGGCGCTGGAGCGCACGCTCGGCATCCAGCTCGTCGAGCGCACCACCCGCAGTGTGCTGCTGACGACGGTCGGGGAGGAGATCGTCGCGCGGGCCCGTGGGGTCCTCGGGGCGGTGGACGACATCGCGCAGGTCGCGGTGCGTGCTCAGGCACCGCTGTCGGGTGATATCCGGCTCGGGGTCATCCCCACCGTGGCGCCCTATCTGCTGCCCCGCCTGCTCCCACTGCTGCGCGCCCAGCGGCCGCAGGCGAGCCCGAGGCTGCGGGAGGCCCAGACCGCGGCGCTGCTGGAGGAGCTGCGTGGCGGTGCGCTCGACCTGGCGTTGCTCGCGCTGCCGACCGACGAGCCCGGAGTCGCCGAGCTGCCGCTCTACGACGAGGATTTCGTCCTGGTGACACCGGTGGATCATCCGATGGCCGGCGGGGACGGGCTGCCGGTGGCCGCGCTCGGTGGCCAGGAGCTGCTGCTGCTGGAGGACGGGCACTGCTTCCGGGCCCAGGCTCTCGACGTGTGCCGGGAGGCGGGGGCGCGGGAGCGCAGCGCGTTGCGTGCCGCGAGCCTGTCGACGATCGTGCAGATGGTCGCCGGCGGGCTGGGGCTCACGCTGGTTCCCGCGGCCGCGGTGGGTGTCGAGGTGGGGGAGGGGCGCGGCCTCGCGACGGCGACCTTCTGCACCCCGGCGCCCCGCCGGCGGATCGGTCTCGCGTATCGGGCGACGTCCGCCCGGGTGGCCGAATGGAGTCTGCTCGCCGCCGAGATCCGTGCGGCGCTGCCGGGAACCGGCCTGCCGGTGACACCGGCGGCGCTGACGGCGGGTTCCTGA
- a CDS encoding peroxiredoxin, whose amino-acid sequence MLTVGDVFPAYDLTGVVSLNPDTAFVQETSSSRPGQWRVVFFWPKDFTFVCPTEIAAFGRLNSEFADRDAQILGVSTDNEYVHLAWRQSHEDLRELPFPMLSDIKRELTQACGVLGDDGVAQRATFIIDPDGVVQFVMVTAGSVGRNPAEVLRVLDALQTDELCPCNWQKGEATLGGGKAPAEVAA is encoded by the coding sequence ATGCTGACCGTCGGCGACGTCTTCCCCGCCTACGACCTGACCGGGGTCGTCTCCCTGAACCCGGACACGGCGTTCGTGCAGGAGACCTCCAGCAGCCGTCCGGGCCAGTGGCGCGTCGTGTTCTTCTGGCCGAAGGACTTCACCTTCGTCTGCCCGACCGAGATAGCCGCGTTCGGCCGGCTCAACAGCGAGTTCGCCGACCGTGACGCGCAGATCCTCGGCGTGTCGACGGACAACGAGTACGTCCACCTCGCCTGGCGGCAGAGCCACGAGGACCTGCGCGAGCTGCCGTTCCCGATGCTGTCGGACATCAAGCGCGAGCTGACCCAGGCCTGCGGCGTGCTCGGGGACGACGGTGTGGCACAGCGGGCGACCTTCATCATCGACCCGGACGGCGTCGTCCAGTTCGTGATGGTCACCGCGGGCAGCGTCGGCCGCAACCCGGCCGAGGTGCTGCGGGTGCTCGACGCCCTGCAGACCGACGAACTGTGCCCGTGCAACTGGCAGAAGGGCGAGGCCACGCTCGGCGGTGGCAAGGCCCCCGCGGAGGTCGCGGCCTGA
- a CDS encoding carboxymuconolactone decarboxylase family protein: MGVARLRELLPDYAKDIRLNLGSVTSQSNLSPQQLWGTVLASAIASRGRTALAELEAEAQAFLTPEAATAARTAAALMAMNNIYYRTMHLLEDKEYSRLRAGLRMNAIANPGVDKVDFELWSLAVSAVNGCGMCLTAHEQELRKRDVSREVIQDAIRVASVVHAAAVTIEAHEQVAAAT; the protein is encoded by the coding sequence ATGGGGGTGGCTCGCCTTCGGGAGCTGCTTCCCGACTACGCCAAGGACATCCGGCTCAACCTCGGTTCGGTGACGTCGCAGTCCAACCTGAGCCCCCAGCAGCTGTGGGGAACGGTGCTGGCCTCCGCGATCGCCAGCCGCGGCCGCACCGCACTGGCGGAGCTGGAGGCCGAGGCCCAGGCGTTCCTCACCCCCGAGGCCGCGACCGCCGCCCGCACCGCCGCGGCGCTCATGGCCATGAACAACATCTACTACCGGACGATGCATCTGCTGGAGGACAAGGAGTACTCCAGGCTGCGGGCCGGGCTGCGGATGAACGCCATCGCCAACCCGGGCGTCGACAAGGTCGACTTCGAGCTCTGGTCGCTGGCCGTCTCGGCCGTGAACGGCTGCGGTATGTGCCTCACCGCCCACGAGCAGGAGCTACGCAAGCGGGACGTCTCCCGGGAGGTCATCCAGGACGCGATCCGGGTGGCCTCGGTCGTCCACGCCGCGGCGGTGACCATCGAGGCACACGAACAGGTCGCCGCGGCGACCTGA